A window of Pusillimonas sp. T7-7 contains these coding sequences:
- a CDS encoding carbonic anhydrase produces MLSADQAIKRLVKGNERYTSGKSKIRSFASTRAVLAGGQNPYASILSCADSRVSPELCFDEERGDLFVARVAGNYVTSDILASLEYGVAVLSTPLIMVLGHTSCGAVSAAVSALEKQAEFPGHINNIVTELMPAVRAAAAASHQGTLLQAATIQNIKQNVQRLQESTPILSRAVQSGQVKIVGGLYHLDTGRVELVA; encoded by the coding sequence GTGCTTTCAGCTGACCAGGCAATCAAGCGTTTGGTCAAAGGAAACGAACGATACACTTCGGGTAAGTCCAAGATCCGAAGCTTTGCTTCGACACGTGCAGTACTGGCTGGCGGACAGAATCCCTATGCTTCTATACTGAGCTGTGCTGATTCGCGGGTCAGTCCCGAATTATGTTTTGACGAAGAAAGAGGCGACCTGTTCGTCGCGCGCGTAGCAGGCAACTATGTCACCAGCGATATTCTGGCTAGCCTGGAATATGGCGTTGCAGTTCTGAGCACGCCGTTGATTATGGTGCTGGGGCATACCAGCTGTGGCGCGGTGAGTGCGGCGGTCAGCGCGCTTGAAAAGCAGGCTGAATTTCCCGGCCATATCAACAACATCGTCACGGAGCTGATGCCAGCGGTACGTGCCGCTGCTGCCGCATCCCATCAGGGTACGTTGCTGCAAGCAGCCACCATTCAAAACATCAAGCAGAACGTACAGCGATTGCAGGAGTCCACACCAATACTGAGCAGGGCGGTGCAGTCCGGCCAGGTCAAGATCGTTGGTGGTCTCTATCACCTCGATACAGGCCGGGTAGAGCTTGTTGCATAA
- a CDS encoding DUF2058 domain-containing protein gives MVSLQEQLLKAGLVDKNKAKRASQDKSKQKKVERRTGTQSIDEAKLAALEAQQKNIERTRELNAQRVAAARQKSIAAQIVQMVQQSRQSKGAGDIAYNFTHGKTIERLYVSAEVQSHLIAGRLVIIRLDNAVELVPRIVADKIAERDPSLVVRVSKTSTKIDEDDPYAAFQIPDDLMW, from the coding sequence ATGGTCTCGCTGCAAGAGCAGCTTTTGAAAGCAGGTCTGGTCGATAAAAACAAAGCCAAACGGGCCAGCCAGGATAAGAGCAAGCAGAAGAAGGTCGAGCGTCGAACCGGTACGCAAAGCATTGATGAGGCGAAGTTGGCCGCCCTCGAAGCGCAACAAAAAAATATCGAGCGGACCCGCGAGCTCAATGCCCAGCGCGTTGCAGCCGCCAGACAAAAATCGATTGCCGCGCAAATCGTCCAGATGGTGCAGCAGAGTCGCCAGAGCAAGGGCGCTGGCGATATTGCCTACAATTTTACTCACGGCAAGACGATCGAACGGCTGTATGTGTCGGCCGAGGTTCAGTCGCACTTGATAGCTGGACGCCTCGTGATTATCCGCCTGGACAACGCGGTTGAGCTAGTGCCCCGGATAGTCGCAGACAAGATCGCCGAGCGTGATCCTTCGCTCGTCGTGCGGGTGAGCAAGACCAGCACCAAGATTGATGAAGACGATCCGTATGCCGCCTTTCAGATTCCTGATGATTTGATGTGGTGA
- a CDS encoding M48 family metallopeptidase, with product MNFFEQQERAKRNTSKLVVLMCLAVISLIAISSVAVAAILALLGQRDPNAPVTAGSWFTQMTALLDWHLVGTISVLVIGVVVAGILFKHFQLRSGGKAVAESLNGRPIDPGTTDLEEQKVLNVVEEMAIASGIPVPPVYVMEDESINAFAAGHTPQDAVIGVTRGCISLLSRDELQGVVAHEFSHIFHGDMRLNTKLVATLNGILLIGLVGYILLRSAPFRRGNSKDNAALIMLAIGIVLIVVGFAGTFFGNLIKSAVSRQREFLADASSVQFTRNPAGIANALKKIGGYHAGSQIQAANASEYSHMFFSRAIGNAFSTFMATHPPLEQRIRRVQPDWDGSFTAPQPEPALEPRPDIDRSRATRDVLRAAAAVTLTDGQSPAQATPLRANASQDAIEAIGRPSTRHVAYAQQIIAALDPELREAAHDIYSARALIYGLLLDRSETVRPRQLTALEQNAEPDAYRYVNKLSAKLAALDPRSRLPLVALALPALKQLSSAQYITFKRCLGQLIMADKQISLMEWALYRIVIHNIEPPPRRPSRAALGSLRDECQVLLSALVHAGHMDASETRTAFDAAASSLPFKGLELLPRDAVSTATLEPAVNHLCNMGPSDKRPLMQALARAVEHDGFVTVTQAELLRAIADSLNCPLPPLLADADLQ from the coding sequence ATGAACTTCTTCGAACAGCAGGAGCGCGCCAAACGTAACACCAGCAAGCTGGTCGTGCTGATGTGCCTGGCGGTCATCAGTCTTATCGCGATTTCTTCCGTGGCCGTCGCTGCGATTCTAGCCCTGCTTGGCCAGCGAGATCCGAACGCTCCCGTTACGGCAGGAAGCTGGTTTACGCAAATGACCGCCCTACTCGACTGGCATCTGGTCGGCACCATATCGGTTTTGGTCATCGGCGTGGTCGTGGCGGGAATCCTTTTCAAACACTTCCAGCTACGCAGTGGCGGCAAGGCGGTCGCCGAATCCCTTAATGGTCGACCCATCGATCCGGGCACCACCGACCTCGAAGAGCAGAAAGTCCTTAATGTTGTAGAAGAAATGGCGATTGCATCAGGCATCCCTGTTCCGCCCGTGTACGTGATGGAAGATGAAAGCATCAACGCGTTTGCGGCAGGCCACACTCCGCAGGATGCAGTCATTGGGGTTACCAGGGGCTGCATCAGCTTGCTTAGCCGCGACGAACTCCAGGGCGTGGTGGCCCATGAATTCAGCCACATTTTTCATGGCGACATGAGGTTGAACACCAAATTGGTGGCAACGCTGAACGGCATTCTGCTTATTGGACTAGTCGGTTATATTTTGCTGCGCAGCGCCCCGTTCCGACGCGGCAACTCCAAGGACAATGCAGCGCTTATCATGCTGGCTATCGGCATAGTGCTGATCGTTGTTGGTTTCGCCGGAACGTTTTTCGGCAACCTGATCAAATCTGCCGTCAGCCGGCAACGCGAGTTTCTGGCCGATGCGTCATCGGTGCAATTTACCAGAAATCCCGCCGGCATTGCCAATGCCCTCAAGAAAATCGGGGGCTACCATGCAGGCTCGCAGATCCAGGCTGCGAACGCGTCCGAGTACAGCCATATGTTCTTCAGTCGCGCTATTGGCAACGCATTCAGCACGTTTATGGCGACGCACCCGCCGCTAGAGCAGCGCATCCGCCGCGTGCAGCCTGATTGGGACGGCAGCTTTACGGCGCCGCAGCCAGAGCCCGCCCTTGAACCAAGGCCCGACATTGATCGCTCGCGCGCTACTCGGGATGTGCTACGCGCGGCAGCCGCAGTTACGCTGACGGACGGCCAGTCGCCAGCACAGGCGACGCCATTGCGAGCCAACGCATCACAGGACGCCATCGAAGCCATCGGCCGGCCCAGCACTAGGCATGTTGCCTATGCGCAGCAAATCATCGCGGCGCTTGATCCCGAATTGCGCGAGGCCGCCCACGATATTTATTCCGCACGGGCGCTGATCTATGGCTTGTTGCTGGACAGATCCGAAACCGTACGACCCAGACAGCTGACCGCGCTGGAACAGAATGCCGAACCCGATGCGTATCGATACGTGAACAAGTTGTCAGCCAAACTGGCCGCATTAGACCCACGCTCGCGTCTGCCGCTGGTGGCGCTTGCCCTGCCCGCGCTCAAACAGTTGTCGAGCGCGCAATACATCACATTCAAAAGATGCCTTGGCCAACTGATCATGGCCGACAAGCAGATTAGTCTGATGGAGTGGGCACTGTACCGTATTGTGATTCATAACATAGAGCCGCCACCGCGCCGTCCGAGCAGGGCCGCGCTTGGCAGCTTGCGCGACGAGTGTCAAGTTCTGTTATCGGCGCTCGTGCATGCCGGCCATATGGACGCCAGTGAGACGCGCACTGCCTTCGACGCCGCCGCATCCAGCCTGCCATTCAAAGGACTGGAACTGCTGCCTCGCGATGCCGTGTCGACAGCGACTCTGGAACCTGCAGTCAACCATTTATGCAACATGGGACCGTCGGACAAGCGACCCCTGATGCAGGCACTGGCTCGAGCTGTCGAACATGACGGATTCGTCACTGTTACCCAAGCGGAACTGCTGCGAGCCATCGCCGACTCGCTGAACTGCCCACTGCCACCACTGCTTGCCGACGCGGACCTTCAATAA
- a CDS encoding LemA family protein, producing the protein MGTTAIIVLVILAIVVIYGIAIYNRLITLRNRYKNSFAQIEVQLKRRYDLIPNLVETAKGYLTHERETLEAVVAARDTAAKGLQAAAADPGNAAAMGQLAGAEGALGNALSRLNVVMEAYPDLKASQNMQQLSEELTSTENKVAFARQAFNDTVMAYNTYKQSFPPVLVAGAFGHSADATLLEFEDSKEIQAAPQVSF; encoded by the coding sequence ATGGGCACTACCGCAATCATTGTTCTTGTCATATTGGCCATAGTGGTCATCTATGGCATCGCTATCTACAACCGGCTCATTACTCTGCGAAACCGGTACAAAAACAGTTTTGCGCAAATTGAAGTGCAACTGAAGCGCCGCTACGACCTGATCCCCAACCTAGTGGAAACAGCCAAGGGTTATTTGACTCACGAACGGGAAACGCTCGAGGCCGTGGTTGCCGCGCGCGATACAGCGGCCAAGGGCCTGCAGGCCGCCGCTGCCGACCCGGGGAACGCCGCTGCCATGGGGCAGTTGGCTGGTGCGGAAGGCGCTTTGGGCAACGCCCTGAGCCGCCTTAATGTCGTAATGGAAGCCTATCCCGACCTGAAAGCTTCGCAAAACATGCAGCAATTATCGGAAGAGCTCACCAGCACCGAGAACAAGGTGGCCTTTGCCCGCCAGGCATTCAATGACACCGTAATGGCCTACAACACCTACAAACAAAGTTTTCCGCCGGTACTGGTGGCAGGAGCCTTTGGGCACTCCGCAGACGCTACCCTGCTCGAGTTCGAAGACAGCAAGGAAATACAAGCGGCGCCGCAGGTCTCGTTTTAA
- a CDS encoding NfeD family protein has product MWFWFGVAALFLLLEMATGTFYLLLVALGLVASGMAAYAGVSLVWQIIGGLAVSLIGLMVLYRHRQSKGHVATQSNPNVVQDVGQGVIVDAWDENGHARVFYRGANWSAHIDVNQAAQPGEHYIQAVQGLTLILRPGQYPAPDTQQ; this is encoded by the coding sequence ATGTGGTTTTGGTTTGGCGTGGCTGCACTGTTTCTGCTATTGGAGATGGCTACGGGCACCTTTTATTTGCTGCTTGTGGCTTTGGGCTTGGTGGCCTCTGGCATGGCCGCATACGCGGGAGTTTCATTGGTGTGGCAAATTATCGGCGGTTTGGCCGTATCGCTGATAGGATTGATGGTGCTGTATCGCCACCGTCAGTCCAAAGGTCATGTGGCTACTCAGTCCAATCCCAATGTGGTGCAAGACGTAGGGCAAGGCGTGATCGTGGACGCTTGGGACGAAAATGGACATGCCAGAGTGTTTTATCGGGGTGCCAACTGGAGCGCGCATATAGACGTCAACCAAGCCGCGCAGCCTGGCGAGCACTATATTCAAGCAGTGCAAGGCCTGACGTTAATTTTACGGCCAGGCCAGTATCCGGCACCGGATACTCAACAGTAG
- a CDS encoding SPFH domain-containing protein — translation MTLSFWIIAALVVFVIIKSTVQIVPQQHAAVVERLGKFDRTLSPGLGFTVPFLEKVAYRHSLKEMVLDVASQVCITRDNTQLKVDGVLYYQVTDPRQASYGSTNYVLAISNLAQTSLRSVIGKLEMDETFEKRDLINVAVVKALDEAATNWGVKVLRYEISDLTPPDEILRAMQLQITAERTKRALVTESEGKKQEDINIAQGNRQAAILKSEGEQQSMINYAQGEAQALLTIAQATAESLERVAQATQAPGGMDAVNLSVAERYVDAFKEVAQKNNTLILPANMGDMGSMIAAAMTMVKAVKPVG, via the coding sequence ATGACGCTATCTTTCTGGATAATCGCGGCTTTGGTCGTGTTTGTCATTATCAAATCCACAGTTCAGATTGTGCCCCAGCAGCATGCCGCAGTGGTAGAGCGTTTGGGAAAATTCGATCGCACATTGTCTCCTGGACTGGGGTTTACAGTTCCCTTCCTGGAAAAGGTCGCTTATCGCCACTCGCTTAAAGAAATGGTGCTGGACGTTGCCAGCCAGGTTTGTATTACCAGGGACAATACCCAGTTGAAAGTAGATGGAGTGCTTTACTACCAAGTCACAGACCCACGGCAGGCTTCCTACGGTTCGACCAATTACGTGCTGGCAATTTCCAATCTGGCCCAGACGTCATTGCGTTCCGTAATTGGCAAGCTGGAAATGGATGAGACTTTCGAGAAACGCGACCTGATCAATGTGGCTGTAGTGAAGGCGCTGGACGAGGCCGCCACCAATTGGGGTGTCAAGGTGTTGCGTTACGAGATCAGTGACTTGACCCCCCCGGATGAAATTTTGCGGGCCATGCAATTGCAAATCACCGCAGAACGAACCAAACGGGCACTGGTGACCGAGTCCGAAGGTAAAAAGCAGGAAGACATCAATATTGCCCAGGGTAACCGCCAGGCGGCTATCCTCAAGTCTGAAGGCGAGCAGCAATCCATGATCAACTACGCTCAGGGCGAAGCTCAGGCGCTACTGACCATCGCGCAGGCCACCGCCGAATCCCTGGAGCGGGTCGCGCAGGCTACCCAGGCACCTGGCGGCATGGATGCCGTTAACCTGAGCGTGGCCGAACGCTACGTGGACGCCTTCAAGGAAGTCGCTCAGAAAAATAATACCTTGATATTACCGGCCAATATGGGCGATATGGGCAGCATGATTGCGGCGGCGATGACCATGGTCAAGGCAGTCAAGCCCGTCGGCTAG
- the argG gene encoding argininosuccinate synthase, protein MTTILENVPTGQKVGIAFSGGLDTSAALLWMRNKGAIPYAYTANLGQPDETDYESIPRRAKEYGATEARLVDCRSQLAAEGIAALQCGAFHISTAGVTYFNTTPIGRAVTGTMLVAAMKEDDVNIWGDGSTYKGNDIERFYRYGLLTNPALKIYKPWLDQVFIDELGGRAEMSEYMQQAGFDYKMSAEKAYSTDSNMLGATHEAKDLEYLNSGIKIVQPIMGVAFWRDDVQVKTEEVTVRFEEGQPVALNGVEYADSVELILEANRIGGRHGLGMSDQIENRIIEAKSRGIYEAPGLALLHIAYERLVTGIHNEDTIEQYRMNGLKLGRLLYQGRWFDPQSIMLRETAQRWVAHAITGEVTLELRRGNDYSILNTESANLTYQPERLTMEKGESTFSPRDRIGQLTMRNLDIVDTRDKLFTYVKSGLLAPAAGSALPQLKDKSGK, encoded by the coding sequence ATGACGACCATTCTTGAAAACGTTCCAACCGGCCAGAAGGTCGGTATCGCTTTTTCTGGCGGGCTGGATACCAGCGCTGCTTTGCTGTGGATGCGCAACAAGGGCGCCATACCCTATGCCTACACAGCCAACCTGGGGCAGCCCGACGAAACCGACTATGAATCCATTCCGCGTCGTGCCAAAGAGTACGGCGCCACCGAAGCACGCCTGGTCGATTGCCGCTCGCAGCTGGCCGCCGAAGGGATTGCGGCCTTGCAGTGCGGCGCTTTCCACATTTCGACTGCTGGCGTGACCTACTTCAATACCACGCCCATAGGCCGCGCCGTAACGGGCACCATGCTGGTGGCCGCCATGAAGGAAGACGATGTCAATATCTGGGGCGATGGCAGCACGTACAAGGGCAACGATATCGAGCGTTTCTATCGCTATGGTTTGTTGACCAACCCAGCGCTGAAAATCTATAAGCCCTGGCTCGATCAGGTGTTTATCGACGAGCTTGGCGGCCGCGCTGAAATGTCGGAATACATGCAGCAAGCGGGTTTCGACTACAAGATGTCTGCTGAAAAAGCCTATTCGACTGATTCGAATATGCTGGGCGCCACACACGAAGCCAAAGATCTTGAATACCTGAACTCGGGCATCAAGATCGTTCAGCCCATTATGGGTGTTGCCTTCTGGCGCGACGATGTACAGGTCAAGACCGAAGAGGTCACAGTGCGCTTCGAAGAAGGTCAGCCAGTGGCGCTGAATGGCGTGGAATACGCTGACAGCGTCGAGTTGATACTGGAAGCGAACCGCATTGGCGGTCGTCATGGGCTGGGCATGAGCGACCAGATCGAGAACCGCATCATCGAGGCAAAAAGCCGCGGCATCTACGAGGCTCCCGGCCTGGCCTTGCTGCACATTGCTTACGAGCGCCTGGTTACCGGCATCCATAACGAAGACACCATCGAGCAATACCGCATGAACGGCCTGAAACTGGGCCGCTTGCTGTATCAGGGCCGCTGGTTTGATCCGCAGTCCATCATGCTGCGTGAAACGGCGCAGCGCTGGGTGGCGCACGCCATTACCGGCGAGGTCACGCTCGAGCTGCGTCGTGGCAACGACTACTCCATCTTGAACACGGAATCGGCCAATCTCACCTATCAGCCCGAGCGCTTGACGATGGAAAAGGGTGAATCCACATTCTCGCCGCGCGATCGTATCGGCCAGCTGACCATGCGCAATCTTGACATCGTCGACACGCGCGACAAGCTGTTTACCTATGTGAAATCAGGTTTGCTGGCGCCGGCCGCAGGTTCGGCTTTGCCGCAGCTGAAGGACAAGTCCGGCAAATAA
- the argF gene encoding ornithine carbamoyltransferase, with protein MSDATPKTGPLRHFLQFRDLSKTEIQYVLDRAQLIKNKFKRYEPHHTLHDRNLAMVFEKASTRTRVSFEAGMYQLGGSVIHLTTGDSQLGRSEPIEDTARVISRMVDLVMIRTFEQTRIERFASHSRVPVINGLTNEFHPCQILADIFTFIEHQGPIAGKTVAWIGDANNMAYTWLQAAEILGFHLHVSAPAGYQLDPQRVGQPADGVLQEFTDPIEACRNAHLVTTDVWTSMGFEAENEERRKAFADWCVDADMMAVADPKALFMHCLPAHRGEEVTGDVIDGPQSVVWDEAENRLHVQKALMEFLLLGQLSS; from the coding sequence ATGTCTGACGCCACACCAAAAACCGGACCTCTGCGGCATTTTCTGCAATTTCGCGACTTATCAAAAACTGAAATCCAGTATGTACTGGATCGTGCGCAACTGATCAAGAACAAGTTCAAGCGCTATGAGCCGCACCACACATTGCACGATCGCAACCTGGCCATGGTTTTTGAAAAGGCCAGCACCCGTACTCGGGTTTCCTTCGAGGCGGGCATGTATCAGCTTGGGGGCTCAGTCATACATCTTACCACTGGCGACTCGCAACTGGGCCGCTCCGAGCCTATCGAAGACACGGCGCGCGTCATATCGCGCATGGTCGACCTGGTCATGATCCGCACCTTCGAGCAAACACGCATCGAACGCTTTGCATCGCATTCGCGGGTACCCGTCATCAATGGCCTGACCAACGAATTCCACCCTTGCCAGATCCTGGCCGATATCTTCACCTTTATAGAGCATCAGGGGCCCATAGCGGGCAAAACAGTGGCCTGGATAGGCGATGCCAACAACATGGCTTACACGTGGCTCCAGGCCGCTGAAATTCTGGGTTTCCACCTGCATGTATCAGCGCCCGCCGGCTACCAGCTCGACCCCCAGCGCGTAGGCCAGCCTGCCGACGGTGTGCTGCAAGAGTTCACCGACCCCATAGAGGCCTGCCGCAACGCCCACCTGGTCACCACCGATGTCTGGACCAGCATGGGCTTTGAGGCCGAAAACGAAGAACGCCGCAAGGCATTTGCCGACTGGTGCGTCGATGCCGACATGATGGCGGTGGCCGATCCCAAGGCCTTGTTCATGCATTGCCTGCCCGCCCATCGCGGCGAAGAAGTCACCGGCGACGTCATCGACGGCCCGCAAAGCGTGGTCTGGGACGAAGCCGAGAACCGCCTGCATGTTCAAAAAGCGCTCATGGAATTCCTGCTGCTGGGCCAGCTGTCCTCCTGA
- a CDS encoding DUF3579 domain-containing protein, producing the protein MTQFVQQLIIHGLTLDGQRFRPSDWAERLAGVLSQFRPAGSVGGHLTYSPYAVPVVLDGVRCVVVDHRLRELEPLAWKFVCDFAADNKLQTTEQAIPDPMRP; encoded by the coding sequence ATGACCCAATTTGTGCAGCAATTAATTATTCATGGCCTTACTCTGGATGGCCAGCGTTTCCGTCCCAGCGACTGGGCGGAGCGCCTTGCCGGTGTGTTGTCGCAGTTTCGTCCGGCGGGCAGCGTAGGCGGCCACCTTACGTACTCTCCTTATGCCGTACCTGTTGTGCTCGATGGCGTTCGCTGCGTGGTGGTCGATCATCGCCTGCGCGAACTCGAGCCCTTGGCGTGGAAGTTCGTGTGTGATTTTGCGGCGGATAACAAGCTGCAGACTACCGAACAGGCAATTCCCGACCCCATGCGCCCCTAG
- a CDS encoding 2-hydroxyacid dehydrogenase — MSTPAILQLLPLNAPYAQERLSKHFDVIELWKEADPKAVIAQRKNDIQVVVTSAMTPTPASLIDDLPQLKAICSQGVGYDAIDVKHAQSKGIQVSNTPDVLNDCVADLAFGLLLATARKLGHAERYVRDHQWGTGAPFPLGVKVSHKKLGIVGLGRIGMAIAQRAAGFDMDIRYHNRSERFGIPYGYEASLIDLASWADFLIIATVGGDSTRGLVNAEVLKALGPNGIVVNISRGSVIDETALVKTLTSGELGGAGLDVYETEPQVPDALKTMDNVVLVPHIASATNETRKAMIDLVLDNVDSYATTGKVVTLVPAL, encoded by the coding sequence ATGAGTACACCCGCAATCCTGCAACTGCTTCCCCTGAATGCCCCCTACGCCCAAGAACGCCTGTCCAAACACTTCGATGTGATTGAGCTCTGGAAAGAGGCTGACCCCAAGGCGGTGATCGCTCAGCGTAAAAACGACATTCAGGTTGTAGTGACCAGCGCCATGACGCCCACACCGGCCAGCCTGATCGACGACCTGCCCCAGCTCAAGGCCATATGCAGCCAAGGGGTAGGCTACGATGCCATCGACGTCAAACACGCCCAAAGCAAAGGTATACAGGTCAGCAACACCCCCGATGTGCTTAATGACTGCGTTGCCGACCTGGCTTTCGGCCTTTTACTGGCCACCGCACGCAAACTCGGACACGCCGAGCGATACGTGCGGGACCATCAGTGGGGCACTGGCGCCCCCTTCCCTCTGGGCGTCAAAGTCAGCCATAAAAAACTGGGTATCGTCGGACTGGGCCGAATCGGCATGGCCATTGCGCAACGCGCCGCAGGCTTCGACATGGACATCCGCTACCACAACCGCAGCGAGCGCTTTGGTATACCGTACGGCTACGAGGCCTCGCTGATTGATCTGGCCTCCTGGGCCGACTTTCTGATCATCGCCACCGTGGGCGGCGACAGCACACGCGGCCTGGTCAATGCAGAAGTACTCAAGGCGCTTGGGCCCAATGGCATTGTTGTGAATATCTCGCGCGGCTCGGTCATAGACGAAACGGCGCTGGTCAAGACCCTGACCAGCGGCGAGCTGGGCGGCGCCGGCCTTGACGTCTATGAAACCGAACCCCAGGTGCCCGATGCGCTGAAAACCATGGATAACGTCGTGCTCGTGCCACACATAGCCAGCGCTACAAACGAAACACGCAAGGCCATGATCGACCTGGTGCTGGATAACGTCGACAGCTACGCCACCACCGGCAAAGTGGTCACTCTTGTACCCGCGCTATAA
- the rpsT gene encoding 30S ribosomal protein S20 translates to MANTAQARKRARQSVERNKHNASLRSMLRTSIKRVRQAIEAGDKAVAAEVFQKTTSIIDRVADKNIIHKNKAARHKSRLAAAVKALA, encoded by the coding sequence ATGGCCAATACCGCCCAAGCCCGCAAACGTGCTCGCCAGTCGGTAGAGCGCAACAAACACAACGCCAGCCTGCGCTCTATGCTTCGTACGTCGATCAAGCGCGTACGCCAAGCCATCGAAGCCGGCGATAAAGCCGTTGCTGCTGAAGTTTTTCAAAAAACCACCAGCATTATCGATCGCGTTGCCGACAAGAACATCATTCACAAGAACAAGGCTGCCCGTCATAAAAGCCGCCTTGCTGCCGCAGTAAAAGCCCTAGCCTGA
- the murJ gene encoding murein biosynthesis integral membrane protein MurJ, whose protein sequence is MSLFRSAATVSSFTLLSRITGLFRDILIASSFGAGPLTDAFWVAFRIPNLLRRLFAEGAFSQAFVPILGEARNTRDHEAVRILLDRVCLVLTFALMLVTLVGIVGAPWVVSAMASGMRTAARQTEFDAAVWMTRLMFPYIICMSLVAFASGVLNTWSKFAVPAFTPVLLNLSMIGASLFLVSYFETPIYALAAGVMIGGVAQLLVQWFALARLGLLPRCSLSVRTAWADPTIKHIMRQMLPAILGVSVAQISLLINTNIATWLTAGSVTWLSFADRLMEFPTALLGIALGTVLLPRLSAAHAKEDHAGYSALLDWGLRLVLLLGLPAAIGLALLSDGLVATLFNYGAFGAADVMQTRLAVMAYAVGLIGLLAIKILAPGFYAKQNIRTPVRIALFVLVLTQIFNLILVPLFAHAGLALSIGLGATVNALCLVVLLRRGGYYTPRPGWIRFGLSMLPALAALSTVLWMAGQSLDWLALGQQPGLRVLWLAGVVAAGALAYFAVLFCCGFRPSDFTRHSK, encoded by the coding sequence ATGAGCCTGTTCAGGTCGGCCGCCACGGTTAGCAGCTTTACGCTGCTTTCCCGCATAACAGGCCTGTTTCGCGACATCCTGATCGCCAGCTCATTTGGCGCGGGACCCCTGACGGACGCCTTCTGGGTTGCCTTCCGCATTCCCAACCTGCTGCGCAGACTCTTCGCCGAAGGCGCTTTTTCACAGGCTTTCGTACCCATTCTTGGCGAAGCGCGCAACACCCGCGATCATGAAGCCGTCCGTATACTGCTTGATCGCGTTTGCCTGGTTTTGACTTTTGCACTGATGCTGGTGACGCTGGTGGGTATTGTTGGCGCCCCCTGGGTGGTCAGCGCCATGGCCAGCGGCATGCGCACCGCTGCGCGGCAAACCGAGTTCGACGCTGCGGTCTGGATGACCCGGCTGATGTTTCCCTACATCATCTGCATGTCGTTGGTGGCTTTTGCCTCGGGCGTGCTCAATACCTGGAGCAAATTCGCGGTGCCGGCGTTTACGCCTGTTCTGCTGAACTTGTCCATGATAGGCGCCAGCCTGTTTCTGGTGTCTTACTTCGAAACCCCCATCTATGCCCTGGCGGCCGGGGTAATGATAGGCGGTGTGGCCCAACTTTTGGTTCAATGGTTCGCGCTTGCCAGGCTGGGCCTGTTGCCCCGCTGCTCCCTTAGCGTGCGCACCGCTTGGGCAGACCCCACCATCAAGCACATCATGCGGCAGATGCTGCCCGCCATATTGGGTGTTTCGGTCGCTCAGATATCGCTGCTGATCAACACCAATATTGCCACCTGGCTGACGGCAGGCAGCGTCACCTGGCTGTCTTTTGCCGACCGATTGATGGAGTTTCCCACCGCTCTGCTGGGCATCGCACTGGGCACGGTGCTGCTACCCAGGCTTTCAGCCGCGCATGCAAAAGAAGACCATGCCGGCTATAGCGCACTGCTGGACTGGGGCCTGCGGCTGGTACTGCTGCTTGGCCTGCCCGCCGCCATTGGCCTGGCCCTGCTGTCGGACGGCCTGGTGGCCACGCTATTCAACTACGGTGCCTTCGGAGCCGCCGATGTGATGCAGACTCGGCTGGCCGTCATGGCTTATGCCGTGGGCCTGATTGGTTTGCTGGCTATCAAGATTCTGGCGCCAGGGTTCTATGCCAAGCAGAATATCCGCACACCCGTACGCATTGCCCTGTTTGTACTGGTGCTGACGCAGATATTCAACCTTATCCTGGTACCCCTGTTCGCCCATGCCGGCCTGGCCTTGTCCATAGGGCTGGGCGCCACGGTGAACGCACTATGCCTGGTCGTACTGCTGCGTCGTGGCGGCTACTACACTCCCCGTCCGGGCTGGATTCGTTTTGGACTCAGCATGCTGCCCGCGCTGGCTGCGCTATCGACCGTGCTGTGGATGGCTGGCCAATCGCTCGACTGGCTTGCCCTGGGACAGCAGCCAGGCCTGCGCGTGCTCTGGCTGGCCGGCGTAGTGGCAGCGGGCGCCCTGGCCTATTTTGCCGTGCTGTTCTGCTGCGGGTTCAGGCCTTCAGACTTTACACGACACAGCAAATAA